GCTGCATTTGTATTTTTGGGAAAGCTTTGAGAATTCGATTTGAAAGAGTAGAGAGATCTTTTTCAGCATTGCTCTTTCGTGCGATTAGATCCGCTACACGTTGACGGTTGTCGTTATCCAAAGCTTCCAGCTTTTCCTGCAGATTATCAATCATATCGTCTTTGGCAAGATGTACCTGAACACGAATTTCATCGAGAATCCCTTGCAGAACTTCAATTTTTCCACGTATGCGTAGAGCATTTCGCGCAGAGAAGAAAGTATCTATGGAAAAATAAACCACAAGTAAAGCTGAAATCCAAGAAATTATTCCGGGGGGAATCATGTGCATGAGAAAAAGGACTCTTGGATGAAGGATTTCCATTAAAAAAAGAGACATCAGACCAAAAATGAGACAATTTTCGAGGCAGATACGTCCATGCAGGTGAAAACGGTGATTGCTGTAATCCCACCATTTTGCATGAAATAATGTCTCTAAAAGCCAACCGGTAAAATATTCGACGGCAGAAGTGATTAAAGTACCCAAAAGAAATACGAGCAGCCAGTTTTCAGAAACAGGTGTCAAAAAATAGATGCTGAGGAGAGCTCCAACTGCATAGACCGGACAAAATGGGCCATGCAAAAATCCACGGTTAATCCAGTGTCTTGCGCAGATGGAGCAGAAAATACTTTCACAGAGCCAGCCCATCCATGCATAACAGGTAAACAAAAGGATTTGTTCTGAAAAGACGGCCAAAAAATCACTTCCTTCTTCTAAAATAGACATGAATACTTTTTAAGTTTACTGATTCCGACGGAAATTGTCAATCTTATTTTCCTGTGCTATAATTCAAAGAAAAGGAGGGTCGTTTATGAACGGAATAGAGGGATTACGGCAGCTTCCGCAAAAATACGGAATGGTTTTTCTGGTTTTAAGTATCCTATTGAGTTTACTGAATTGCTTTTTCGGGTATAAACTTCTGCGCCTTTGGACAACCCTCTTAGGCTTTTTGATCGGAGGAGTCGGTGCTTATTTGGCAGCCTCTGCCTTTGACTTTGAGATGACGTGGGCCGTATTGATTGGTTTTGTCGGCGGAACGGTAGTCGGGGCGTTATCCTTTTCTATTTATCGTTTCGGCGTTTTCCTATTTACGTTTATTATGGGACTTGGAATGGGACTGCAGCTGTTTCAGCAAAATGAGATCGCAGCATGGATTTCCGGAGTCCTTCTGGGAATCGGATTCGCTATTCTATCGGTCAGTTATATTAGACAGATTGTGATTGTATCATCCAGTCTGAGTGGTGGAATCAATGCAGGAGCCGATTTGATTACTTTATTTCATATCAGCGATCTTTGGGTGTCCTACCTCATAGAGGCAGTTCTTGTGATTCTTGGGATCTTGGTTCAGCTACGTACAACACAAAAGAAAAGATACCGATAAAAAAAGCCTTTCCGAAATTTTGGAAAGGCTTTTTTATTGGTTTTGTAAGTTCATAGGGAAAGAAAAAAATAAAGTAAAACGGCTCCAGAAGCTGGAGTAAGGATCCAAAGCGGAGAAATTTCAATATCGGCTGTGTTGAGCAGCTTACTGATACTTAGAGAGCTATTGAGCAGTTCGCTGCAGAAGAGGAGCAAAAGGTATCCTTTTAGGCCTAATATTGGGATCAGGAAAAAGCACCAGCAAACTCGAAAAACGGCATCTACAAGATTGCAGCACAGAGAATATTTTTGCTGATTAAGTCCTTTCAGCATACCGTCGACTACGCTGTCAAGATATAGAAGCGGAATCAAAGGGACCATAATACGGACAAGAACAGCCGCATCCTGACTTTTATAGAACAGCTGGCAGAGCTGCGAAGAAAAAGCAGCCATCAGTGCAGCGCAGACAAATGAAAAACAACTGGTCAGACAAAAAGCTTTTGTCGTGATTCGGCGAATCCTTTTTGGCTGTCCATGCGAATTGGAACGGGCGAGCTCCGGAATGAGCAGAAGAGTTGCAGAGGATAAAATAGTACACGGAAAGACCAAAATTGGCATCATCATCCCTTGTACTAGCCCATATTGAGAAAGTGCTTCTTCTCTGGAGCAAAAAGAGGAAAGTCCTCTCGGAATCAGCAGATTTTCCACTGAAAACAGAAAACTGCGAAGTCCCGCTCCCCCTAAAACAGGCAATCCAATTGCGGCTATTTGACAGAAGGAGGGGATAGGAGCGGGGCACGTTTTATGATGAGGCATTTTTTTGAGATAGCAGAAAATTATAAAAATACAGCCGACTGCTTCTGCTGTGGTGGAGGCAG
This genomic window from Caproicibacterium sp. BJN0003 contains:
- a CDS encoding putative ABC transporter permease, with amino-acid sequence MAVFSEQILLFTCYAWMGWLCESIFCSICARHWINRGFLHGPFCPVYAVGALLSIYFLTPVSENWLLVFLLGTLITSAVEYFTGWLLETLFHAKWWDYSNHRFHLHGRICLENCLIFGLMSLFLMEILHPRVLFLMHMIPPGIISWISALLVVYFSIDTFFSARNALRIRGKIEVLQGILDEIRVQVHLAKDDMIDNLQEKLEALDNDNRQRVADLIARKSNAEKDLSTLSNRILKAFPKIQMQLPNAREALDQLRKTLRRP
- a CDS encoding oligosaccharide flippase family protein — its product is MNERKFFQSAAILTITNGLLRLTDIWYRGYLCTHLGTAAMGLYQLNLSVFVLGVSLSAAGASFCTTRMVAEHGNDRRIIRKCLCFSLLISCSACLLFELLAPLFGPLLSGSLPLRILAIGLPFISVCACLKGCFLAEGKSGVPAVAEVVEQGATIGLGILFLDDFSSSITAVMTASTTAEAVGCIFIIFCYLKKMPHHKTCPAPIPSFCQIAAIGLPVLGGAGLRSFLFSVENLLIPRGLSSFCSREEALSQYGLVQGMMMPILVFPCTILSSATLLLIPELARSNSHGQPKRIRRITTKAFCLTSCFSFVCAALMAAFSSQLCQLFYKSQDAAVLVRIMVPLIPLLYLDSVVDGMLKGLNQQKYSLCCNLVDAVFRVCWCFFLIPILGLKGYLLLLFCSELLNSSLSISKLLNTADIEISPLWILTPASGAVLLYFFLSL